Genomic segment of Paenibacillus polymyxa:
TTTTTATGGGTAATTCATAAAAAATAGTCTTTTATTTCTAAATTTCTATGCTATAATTTGAAATCGGAAGCAGGAAGTTCAATTTTTCAATTGTAGGAGGAATGCTCATGTCATATGTTGGATATAATTCATCTAATTCAATAGGATACGACATTTCCCTGGAAGATGAAATTTTGTTCCTGCGCAATGAGATGATGCGGACATTTCAGGAAGAGCAGTCCTTCACCTCTGATCTTGTTATCCAGATCAGTTGCAAGCTCGATTTGAAAATCAATGAATATATGAAGCTGTATGGTACGGAATGCAAGGTTTAACCGTATGAAGTCAGCCAATGCAAGAAGAAGGCCGTCGGGCCTTCTTTTTTTGCGTTCACAACTTATGATATATTAATGGCATGGAAGAGGGGGCGTACATATGAGAGCAGGGCTAAAAAGGCTATCGCCATGGATCATCGGAATGCTTGCACTTGTATTATTGGCTGGATGTGGGGGACGGGACAAGGACAGCTTCTCCATTTTTATTATGGATAAAGGGGATGCTTCAGTCATCCGTGAAGAGCTGGCACAAAAGCTTAAGGATAAGCTAGGCGAACAGGCTCCGACTATTGAGATTTCAGTCAGTCCGCTGTATAACCAGCAGAAGCTGGTTGTAGAATATGCGGCCGGGGAGCATGATCTGTTTCTTTTGCCGGAAGAGGACATGAAGCTGTATGGACAGAATGGCTCGAATCTGCCGTTAGATGATGCTTTTGACAAGAAGACGTACGCTCGGGGCGTGTTCGAGGGCGGCGTATTTAAGAAGAAGGGGCAGGAGGAAGAAGGATCAGATGTAAGCAAGGAAACTCATTTGTTCGGAATTCCGGTGGAGCAGATGAAGATGTTTAAGGAGCTAAAATATAACTCCAAAACATTATTTGCTACCGTGCCGCCTCGTACAAGCAATAAGGAAGAAGCCATCAAGGTGCTGAAAGCACTTACGGAATGATAAAGGGGATGGAATGAAATGGGCATATATACTAGAACAGGTGATGAAGGACAAACTTCTGTGATCGGCGGTCGAGTGTCCAAAGATGATGATCGTGTGGAGGCATACGGTACAATTGACGAGCTGAACAGCTTTGTAGGACAAGCGATCAGCTTTGCCGAAGGGGAAGAGTTTACGGATATTCGGACTCAATTGGAAGAAATACAGCAGGAGCTGTTTGATTGTGGTTCGGATTTGGCGTTTGTTAAAATTAGTGAAAGCAAATATAAGGTGAAAGACGAGCTGGCAGAGCGTCTTGAAGGCTGGATTGATGCATGTCAGGAGGAAAATCCGAAGGTGGAGCGTTTTATTATACCGGGTGGTAGCACATTATCCTCAACGCTTCATGTTTGCCGTACAGTTTGCCGACGCGCGGAACGCCGTGCTGTTACACTAGGTAAACATACGGACATTAATCCGGCGGTACGTCGGTATTTGAACCGCCTTTCTGATTATTTCTTTGCCGTCGCTCGCACGGCGAATGTCCGTCAAGGCGTGCCCGATGTCGAATATGTGCGCAGCAAAAAAGTGTTCCGCAAATAAGGAGGCAACCGGGAATTTGTGATGAGCTTGTATTATGAACCTATCGTATATACGATCCCTCCTGAGGAGGAGGGCATGCTGTTGAAGACTATTTTACAAAAACGTATGAACATTTCTCGAAAGTTAATATCCAAACTCAAGCTGACCGAGCAAGGTATTATGCTGAACGGGACACGTGTGTACATCAGCGTAAAGGTAAAGTCCGGGGATCAAGTAGAAATTCGCATGGAGCGCGAGCGTTCTGATGATATTTTACCTGAACCCATTCCCTTTGAGATATTGTTTGAGGATGAACATCTGTTAGTGGTGAACAAGGCGGCGGGCATGATTGTCCATCCGACTCACGGTCATTACACAGGAACACTGGCTAATGGGGTTGTGCATTATTGGCAGGCCAAGGGAGAACTGTTCCGGTTTCGTCCTGTTCATCGTCTTGATCAAGAGACGACGGGTGTGCTGGTAGTAGCCAAAAATCCGTATGTACACCAGCATATTTCTGAGCAAATGATTGCGGGAACGGTGGTTAAGCGCTATACAGCTCTGGTGCATGGACGGCCTGAGCTGCAGGAAGGAAAGGTAGACGGACCGATTGACCGCAACCCGGATGATCCGCATTTACGTATGGTGACCCCGGATGGTTATCCTGCCCTTACGCTGTATAAGCTGGAGGAAGTGTGGAACGGGGGAAGTCGCATCGGACTAAAGTTGGAATCCGGGCGTACGCACCAAATTCGAGTGCATATGACTTATATCGGTTGTCCGTTGATCGGAGATAAAATGTATCGGATTACACCCGATGACGCTGCGCAACGTGAGCGATATGATCAGCTTGATGCCAAGATGCCTCGACAGGCTCTGCATGCCTCAGAGCTATCCTTGGAGCATCCTGTTACCGGGGAGCGGCTGACGTTCTATGCTCCGCTACCTGACGATATGGCTGAAATGCAGGAGCTATTAAGAGCGCAATATCTTTCAGAATAAAATATAAATAAGCGATGAAAACATATGGAGGTTAATCTAGCGATGAGCCAACTGAAAGTATATCAGTATTCTAAATGCAGTACCTGTCGTAATGCAGTGAAATGGCTTCAAAACAAGGGACATGAGACGGAACTTATTCCTATTTTTGAACAACCGCCCGGCCCGGAGGAATTGGAGGACTTGATTCGCAAAAGCGGGCTGGAGCTGAAAAAGTTTTTCAATACAAGCGGTGAGGTGTACAAAGAGTTAAAGCTGAAAGATAAGCTTGGAGACATGAGCCGTGAAGAGCAAATTTCGCTTTTATCCTCGAATGGAAGATTAATCAAACGCCCGATTGTAACCGACGGTAACAAAGTAACGGTAGGATTCAAAGAGGAAACATTTGAGGGCACATGGGGAGCTCAATAACGCCCAATTTACCCCCACGATATGTTATACTGTGGGGGTTAAATATTATGATGAATGGGAGCAATACAATCTGTGACACAACGCAATGAACAATCCGTAATGCTGGTTGACGGCATGGCCCTGCTATTTCGCGCTTATTATGCAACCGCCGCAAACGGTTATATCCGTCGTACAAAAGCTGGAGTGCCAACGAACGCCATATATGGTTTTATTCGATATTTTTGGGATGCAGTCCAAACATTTAATCCTACACACGTCATTTGCTGCTGGGATATGGGCGGAACGACATTTCGTGGGGAACATTTTGCTGCGTATAAGGGAAACCGAGCCGACGCACCAGATGATTTGATTCCCCAATTTACATTGATTCGGGAAGTGACGGACAGCCTCGGCATTCCCAACATTGGAGCGGAAGGTTTTGAAGCCGATGATTGTATCGGTACGCTTGCACGCCATTATTCGCAAAATGAGGACATGGATGTAATGATTCTCTCGGGAGATCATGATTTACTTCAATTAGTGGATGATCGGACACGGGTCATTATTATGAAAAAAGGGCACGGCAATTATATGGTATACACCCCGGAGACCCTGCTGACTGAAAAAGGGCTTAAACCACGCCAAGTGGTGGACCTTAAAGGCCTGATGGGGGATGCAAGCGATAATTATCCAGGAGTACGAGGTATTGGTGAGAAAACGGCACTCAAGCTGGTGCAGGAATATGACTCTATTGAAGGCATTCTGGAGAATTTGGATCAATTAACACCCTCGGTCCGTAAAAAAATTGAGAGTGATTTGGATATGCTGCATCTTTCACGCAAGCTTGCTGAAATTCACTGCGGTGTACCTGTAGCATGTGCTTTGGATAGCTGTCTGCTGACGCTGGATCACGTGCAAATTGTAGACAAGTTTGAGCAGCTTGAAATGAAAAGCTTGTGTACATTGATGGGTGTCGCAACCGGATCATAATGAAGCTGTTAGGCTTGATACGGACAATTTAAGTGAAGTAAGTTTATAGGGATGCTGACGCTAGGTGCGTTAGTGTCCTTATTTTTATACCGTTATGTCAAGGGAGTTGTATAGTCATGTGAAGGATTATATACAATTGCGATAAGGGGATTGACCTCGGGCACATTTCAGGTGAATATAGTGGATAGAGAACCGGATTATTGAAAGGGGACAACAGCAACTATGACAGTATTGGGAGCAATTGAGGCAGGCGGTACCAAATTTGTATGTGGAATTGGCAACGAACATGGGGAGGTACTGGAACGAGCAAGCTTTCCAACAACCACCCCAGCAGAAACAATGGAGAATGTCATCGCATTTTTTGAAGGCAAGGGCATTGAAGCATTGGGTGTAGGCTCGTTCGGGCCGATTGATCCTATCGAAGGCAGTGATACATATGGGTATATTACAACAACGCCAAAGCCACATTGGGGAAATTACAATTTAATTGGCAAACTGAAACAGCATTTTGACGTGCCTATGGGGTTTGACACGGATGTGAATGGAGCAGCACTTGGTGAGTCTATTTGGGGTGCCGCCAAGGGATTGGACAACTGTCTGTATATTACGATAGGTACAGGCATCGGGGCAGGTGCTTTGGTTGGTGGAAAGCTGATACATGGATTATCCCACCCAGAAATGGGGCATATTCTGGTACGTCGTCACCCAGAAGATACGTACGAGGGGACATGTCCTTATCACGGAGATTGTTTGGAGGGACTGGCAGCAGGTCCTGCGCTCGAAAAAAGATGGAAGGTTAAAGGACATGAGCTTTCTGTCGATCACGCAGCCTGGGAAATGGAAGCGCACTATCTGGCACAGGCTTTAATGAGCTATGTATTAATCCTGTCACCGCAAAAAATTATTATGGGCGGGGGAGTGATGAAGCAGGACCAACTGTTCCCTCTCATTCGTACCAAGCTTCAAGAACTTTTGAACGGATACGTGCAGCATTCGAGTCTGACAATAGATATTGAGCAATATATCGTATCTCCGGGATTGGGTGACAATGCTGGATTGTGCGGTGCTCTGGCATTGGCAAAGGAAAAGCTGAATCATTAGAATTTATGGTTGACGGCACTCCAAGGTACGGTTATTATATAGGCAACAGCATAGTACGGCTCAAAAAGGGAAGCACCTTTCTTGCGAATACGCAGGATAGGTGCTTTTTTTTGCGTTTTTGTGTTGTGCAGGACTGTCTTTCAACGATATGAGGGAGGAAGAAATCATGGAGATTGTATTTTCAAATCGCTTGTCCAAACGGAATGAACAGGGCTATGAGGACTTTGCTCAGGTATGGATTGGGCAACATGAAGGGGGATGGAGTGCAGGCTGGAGCACACACCATGTCCCGGATGAAAGTATAGACGACCTTTGGTATGAGGGCAGCTTGTGGCAGGAATTACTGCATGTATACCGTCATGAGCTGGCGCTCAAAATGGCTGAGGGCTACAGGCCCTTAATCCATGGCGTATTTCATGAGCAAGAAGGATCATCAGGACGAGGACAAACGCTGCAAAAGCTGTATTGCTACAGTGATTTGTTTCCACGTGATGAAGTGTATGAGCAGTTGACGATGTGGAGACGGCAAAAAGCAGCAACGGAACGAAAAGCGCCTTATTTTATCGCTACGAATCGGCTGCTTCGACTCATTAGCGTCTATCTTCCCCATACCGAAGAAGAATTGTTGGAGCTGCCTGGTATGGGTCAGGGTAAGGTGTCGCAATATGGGACGGAGCTATTGGCTATTACGACACAAAATGACCGGACCACGCCATTTCCGTTGAACTGGGTAACAGAGACGCTGGAAGAAGAAGTTTTTTTGTCATGGCTATACAAGCAAAAAGAGAACCAATACAGGCAGGAGCTGAATAAGTTCAGCCTAACTAGAACGATTATCGAAGGCATTTCGGACGGTCTTTCACTGGAGCATATCGGGATGAAGACAGGTTTGCATCGTAGAGAAATAATTGAAGCTGTGGAGCATTTGGACAGGGATGGTATTGATATGGAGAAGCTGATCCGCAAGGAATTGGTGAATGTATCTGAGGAGGAGCAGGCAGCCATCTGGTCTGCTTATGAAGAGTTGGGGGATACGCTACTCAAGCCTGTCATGCTGAAAGTGTATGGGGAAGAAAAGGCGACAGAAACAGGATTGGATCAAATTTATGAGCGTCTGCGTCTGATCCGTATACGGTTTCGCCATCAGCAGGTACCCGACCGACATGTTGGATAATATAGAACTGATTAGATAAAGCTAAAGTATTAAAGTACATTCAGGGTCCAACATACTAAAAAGCAGCAGCCAGTTCCTCATAGGACACGGCTGCTGCTTTTTATGATCAAGCTTGAAAATCGAAATAGGTATCCAACTCCGTACTTTTTCCCCTTTTCTTTTTAAACCCAGTCTTTCTTGCGGAAAATACAGAACATACTGACACCTAGTGCCACCATAATACCAATGACGACAAAATAGCCATAACGTGTATGAAGTTCAGGCATATTATCGAAGTTCATCCCATATATTCCGGTAATGACCGTCAATGGCATAAATACGGTCGTTATTGCCGTAAACACACGCATAATTTCATTGGCACGATTGGCGATACTGGATTGATAAGCTTCTCGAAGGTTACCCATCAAATCGCGGTAAGTTTCAAAAGTCTCCGAAATTTTCACAGCATTTTCATAAATGTCGCTGAAATATTTTTGCAATTGATCGTCGATGAGTCGCAAATCCCGTTTGTTCAGGGTATTGATGACTTCCTTTTGCGGACCCAGCACTTTTTTCAGCCACAGAATCTCACTGCGTAAGCCGATGATTTCGTTCAAATGCGACTTTTTCGTATGCATTAGAATATCTTCTTCCAGCTTTTCAATGCGGACCTCAATCCGGTCACCAACCAGAAAATAGTTGTCAACAATCAAGTCGACCAGCAGATACATAAAACGGTCAGGCTGGCTGACTTCTTGCTCCCACAGCATAGGCTTGAGGGTACGAAGCTCATTGATTTTCTGCTTGGTCACCGTAATGATAAAATGGCGGCCGAGAAAGATGTTCAAAGCTCGCAAAAATATTTCTTCATCATCAAAACGAATGCTATTTACAACGATAAAATAATGGCTTTCATAAATTTCGATCTTCGGACGTTGTTCTTCTTC
This window contains:
- a CDS encoding RluA family pseudouridine synthase; translation: MSLYYEPIVYTIPPEEEGMLLKTILQKRMNISRKLISKLKLTEQGIMLNGTRVYISVKVKSGDQVEIRMERERSDDILPEPIPFEILFEDEHLLVVNKAAGMIVHPTHGHYTGTLANGVVHYWQAKGELFRFRPVHRLDQETTGVLVVAKNPYVHQHISEQMIAGTVVKRYTALVHGRPELQEGKVDGPIDRNPDDPHLRMVTPDGYPALTLYKLEEVWNGGSRIGLKLESGRTHQIRVHMTYIGCPLIGDKMYRITPDDAAQRERYDQLDAKMPRQALHASELSLEHPVTGERLTFYAPLPDDMAEMQELLRAQYLSE
- a CDS encoding HRDC domain-containing protein, which gives rise to MEIVFSNRLSKRNEQGYEDFAQVWIGQHEGGWSAGWSTHHVPDESIDDLWYEGSLWQELLHVYRHELALKMAEGYRPLIHGVFHEQEGSSGRGQTLQKLYCYSDLFPRDEVYEQLTMWRRQKAATERKAPYFIATNRLLRLISVYLPHTEEELLELPGMGQGKVSQYGTELLAITTQNDRTTPFPLNWVTETLEEEVFLSWLYKQKENQYRQELNKFSLTRTIIEGISDGLSLEHIGMKTGLHRREIIEAVEHLDRDGIDMEKLIRKELVNVSEEEQAAIWSAYEELGDTLLKPVMLKVYGEEKATETGLDQIYERLRLIRIRFRHQQVPDRHVG
- a CDS encoding 5'-3' exonuclease: MTQRNEQSVMLVDGMALLFRAYYATAANGYIRRTKAGVPTNAIYGFIRYFWDAVQTFNPTHVICCWDMGGTTFRGEHFAAYKGNRADAPDDLIPQFTLIREVTDSLGIPNIGAEGFEADDCIGTLARHYSQNEDMDVMILSGDHDLLQLVDDRTRVIIMKKGHGNYMVYTPETLLTEKGLKPRQVVDLKGLMGDASDNYPGVRGIGEKTALKLVQEYDSIEGILENLDQLTPSVRKKIESDLDMLHLSRKLAEIHCGVPVACALDSCLLTLDHVQIVDKFEQLEMKSLCTLMGVATGS
- a CDS encoding aspartyl-phosphate phosphatase Spo0E family protein, with amino-acid sequence MSYVGYNSSNSIGYDISLEDEILFLRNEMMRTFQEEQSFTSDLVIQISCKLDLKINEYMKLYGTECKV
- the corA gene encoding magnesium/cobalt transporter CorA, producing MKIRLVNNGVFTPVEEIEMALTAPAEGFYWIDADVDDLAVLQPLFSMHDLAVEDCLSEEEQRPKIEIYESHYFIVVNSIRFDDEEIFLRALNIFLGRHFIITVTKQKINELRTLKPMLWEQEVSQPDRFMYLLVDLIVDNYFLVGDRIEVRIEKLEEDILMHTKKSHLNEIIGLRSEILWLKKVLGPQKEVINTLNKRDLRLIDDQLQKYFSDIYENAVKISETFETYRDLMGNLREAYQSSIANRANEIMRVFTAITTVFMPLTVITGIYGMNFDNMPELHTRYGYFVVIGIMVALGVSMFCIFRKKDWV
- a CDS encoding ROK family protein, encoding MTVLGAIEAGGTKFVCGIGNEHGEVLERASFPTTTPAETMENVIAFFEGKGIEALGVGSFGPIDPIEGSDTYGYITTTPKPHWGNYNLIGKLKQHFDVPMGFDTDVNGAALGESIWGAAKGLDNCLYITIGTGIGAGALVGGKLIHGLSHPEMGHILVRRHPEDTYEGTCPYHGDCLEGLAAGPALEKRWKVKGHELSVDHAAWEMEAHYLAQALMSYVLILSPQKIIMGGGVMKQDQLFPLIRTKLQELLNGYVQHSSLTIDIEQYIVSPGLGDNAGLCGALALAKEKLNH
- a CDS encoding cob(I)yrinic acid a,c-diamide adenosyltransferase codes for the protein MGIYTRTGDEGQTSVIGGRVSKDDDRVEAYGTIDELNSFVGQAISFAEGEEFTDIRTQLEEIQQELFDCGSDLAFVKISESKYKVKDELAERLEGWIDACQEENPKVERFIIPGGSTLSSTLHVCRTVCRRAERRAVTLGKHTDINPAVRRYLNRLSDYFFAVARTANVRQGVPDVEYVRSKKVFRK
- a CDS encoding arsenate reductase family protein — protein: MSQLKVYQYSKCSTCRNAVKWLQNKGHETELIPIFEQPPGPEELEDLIRKSGLELKKFFNTSGEVYKELKLKDKLGDMSREEQISLLSSNGRLIKRPIVTDGNKVTVGFKEETFEGTWGAQ